A portion of the Aythya fuligula isolate bAytFul2 chromosome 10, bAytFul2.pri, whole genome shotgun sequence genome contains these proteins:
- the BHLHE40 gene encoding class E basic helix-loop-helix protein 40, with translation MERIPSAQPPPACLGKLPALESGDVPGLDFAHMYQVYKPRRGLKRSEDTKETYKLPHRLIEKKRRDRINECIAQLKDLLPEHLKLTTLGHLEKAVVLELTLKHVKALTNLIEQQQQKIIALQNGLQAGDLSSRNLDSSQEMFRSGFQMCAKEMLQYLAKHENGKELKSSQLVSHLHRMAAEVLQGGAGRKAADIPPKMVDLKEKPVSLSKAAEGHGKNCVPVIQRTFAHSSGEQSGSDTDTDSGYGGELEKSDSKSEQQYFKKDTDLKYTVQERISSIKQETEDPPAKRSRLETPEDEGPFGSDMMGSSNGFLGPHAHQPPLCLPFYLIPPSATAYLPMLEKCWYPASVPVLYPSLPASAAALTGFMNPDKISPPLLMPQRLPSPVPAHSPIDSSALLQALKQIPPLNLETKD, from the exons ATGGAGCGCATCCCCAGCGCGCAGCCCCCGCCCGCCTGCCTGGGCAAGCTGCCCGCCCTGGAGAGCGGCGACGTGCCGGG GCTGGACTTCGCGCACATGTACCAAGTGTACAAGCCCAGGAGGGGGCTGAAGCGCAGCGAGGACACCAAG GAGACCTACAAGCTGCCCCACAGGCTCATCGAGAAGAAGCGGCGAGACCGCATCAACGAGTGCATCGCCCAGCTCAAGGACCTGCTGCCCGAGCACCTCAAGCTCACG ACCCTGGGTCACCTGGAGAAGGCTGTGGTTCTCGAGCTTACCTTGAAGCATGTGAAAGCGCTGACCAACCTGattgagcagcagcagcagaaaataattgctttacAGAACGGTTTACAAGCGG GTGACCTGTCATCAAGAAACCTTGATTCCAGCCAGGAAATGTTTCGATCCGGCTTCCAGATGTGTGCCAAGGAAATGCTGCAATACCTGGCAAAGCACGAGAACGGCAAGGAGCTGAAGTCGTCGCAGCTGGTCAGCCATCTGCACCGCATGGCCGCCGAGGTGCTCCAGGGCGGAGCCGGCCGAAAGGCCGCAGACATCCCTCCTAAAATGGTGGACTTGAAAGAGAAACCCGTCTCCTTGAGCAAAGCGGCCGAGGGGCACGGGAAGAACTGCGTGCCCGTGATCCAGAGGACATTTGCGCACTCCAGCGGGGAGCAGAGCGGCAGcgacacagacacagacagcgGGTACGGGGGCGAGCTGGAGAAAAGTGACTCCAAATCCgaacagcagtattttaaaaaggatacCGATCTGAAATACACTGTCCAGGAGAGAATAAGCTCTATTAAGCAAGAGACTGAGGACCCGCCGGCCAAAAGGAGCAGGCTGGAGACGCCTGAAGACGAAGGGCCTTTTGGCAGTGACATGATGGGCTCCTCGAACGGCTTCCTGGGCCCCCACGCTCACCAGCCCCCGTTGTGCCTGCCTTTTTATTTGATCCCGCCGTCCGCAACGGCCTACCTGCCGATGCTGGAGAAGTGCTGGTACCCAGCCTCCGTCCCCGTCCTGTACCCCAGCCTCCCGGCCTCCGCCGCAGCGCTCACGGGGTTCATGAACCCCGACAAAATCTCCCCCCCTCTGCTGATGCCCCAGAGACTCCCTTCCCCGGTACCAGCCCATTCCCCCATCGACTCCTCGGCCCTGCTTCAAGCTTTGAAGCAGATTCCTCCGTTGAACTTGGAAACCAAAGACTGA